In Perca fluviatilis chromosome 11, GENO_Pfluv_1.0, whole genome shotgun sequence, the following proteins share a genomic window:
- the LOC120568868 gene encoding SUN domain-containing protein 2-like isoform X2 — protein MARQSGRLRSMGYYDNDEEPRVLYKESPFRVFRKKRGRRNSGGSTVSSRSCISFADDICRLPPSNGRGENISTQFSQTTVVSLLSMIIMCFGGCLYNMYASSRTCFCLGSGWPENMDWAGNELRMMQVQLTKLQEDMVRADVMVMQKQLKELQEDMVGADLKMMQKQLKELQEDMVGADVRMMQMQLKELQEDMGAADLKMMRKQLKELQEELLRLRKKLIPMADTMPNFALESQGATVLHHLSSDTYHTQPPLVTLWGIPLWYPPANPRTVIQGHSSLLTPGRCWAFAGRRGHVFITLSHPVTITHVTLGHITSMQSPAGFAYSAPREFSVYGVKKVDSEATRLGTFVYDPNGESLQTFKLPLSSVL, from the exons ATGGCTCGACAAAGTGGCCGTTTGAGGTCAATGGGTTACTATGACAACGATGAAGAACCTCGGGTGTTATACAAGGAGAGCCCATTCAG GGTCTTTCGAAAGAAGAGGGGTCGTCGCAATTCTGGAGGCAGCACCGTTTCAAGCAGGTCATGCATATCTTTTGCTGACGATATTTGCCGCCTTCCTCCCAGCAACGGGAGGGGCGAAAACA TATCTACGCAATTCAGCCAGACAACTGTTGTCAGCCTCCTCTCCATGATCATAATGTGTTTTG GGGGATGTCTATACAACATGTATGCTTCAAGCAGGACCTGTTTCTGTCTGGGTTCTGGGTGGCCAGAGAACATG GACTGGGCTGGAAACGAGTTGCGGATGATGCAGGTGCAGCTGACAAAGCTGCAGGAAGATATGGTTAGAGCTGACGTTATGGTGATGCAGAAGCAGCTAAAAGAGCTGCAGGAGGACATGGTTGGGGCTGATCTTAAGATGATgcaaaaacagctaaaagagcTGCAGGAGGACATGGTTGGAGCTGATGTTAGGATGATGCAGATGCAGCTAAAAGAGCTGCAGGAGGACATGGGTGCAGCTGATCTTAAGATGATGCGGAAGCAGCTAAAAGAGCTGCAGGAGGAACTGCTCCGCCTGAGGAAGAAGCTTATTCCTATGGCAGACACTATGCCAAACTTTGCTTTAGAATCACAGG GTGCCACTGTCCTTCATCATCTTAGCTCAGACACTTATCACACTCAACCGCCACTTGTTACATTATGGGGGATACCTTTATGGTATCCACCTGCCAACCCCCGGACTGTTATCCAG GGACATTCTTCACTTCTGACTCCTGGTCGCTGCTGGGCCTTTGCAGGTAGACGGGGACATGTATTTATCACCCTGTCCCACCCAGTCACCATCACCCATGTGACACTGGGTCACATTACAAGCATGCAGTCCCCTGCTGGCTTCGCTTACAGTGCTCCAAGAGAGTTTTCTGTCTAT gGAGTGAAGAAAGTGGACAGTGAAGCGACCCGCCTAGGAACCTTTGTATATGATCCGAATGGGGAGTCATTACAGACCTTCAAACTCCCT
- the LOC120568868 gene encoding SUN domain-containing protein 2-like isoform X1 produces the protein MARQSGRLRSMGYYDNDEEPRVLYKESPFRVFRKKRGRRNSGGSTVSSRSCISFADDICRLPPSNGRGENISTQFSQTTVVSLLSMIIMCFGGCLYNMYASSRTCFCLGSGWPENMDWAGNELRMMQVQLTKLQEDMVRADVMVMQKQLKELQEDMVGADLKMMQKQLKELQEDMVGADVRMMQMQLKELQEDMGAADLKMMRKQLKELQEELLRLRKKLIPMADTMPNFALESQGATVLHHLSSDTYHTQPPLVTLWGIPLWYPPANPRTVIQGHSSLLTPGRCWAFAGRRGHVFITLSHPVTITHVTLGHITSMQSPAGFAYSAPREFSVYGVKKVDSEATRLGTFVYDPNGESLQTFKLPGHKKVVFSFVKLQIESNWGHPEYTCVYNFRVHGKMP, from the exons ATGGCTCGACAAAGTGGCCGTTTGAGGTCAATGGGTTACTATGACAACGATGAAGAACCTCGGGTGTTATACAAGGAGAGCCCATTCAG GGTCTTTCGAAAGAAGAGGGGTCGTCGCAATTCTGGAGGCAGCACCGTTTCAAGCAGGTCATGCATATCTTTTGCTGACGATATTTGCCGCCTTCCTCCCAGCAACGGGAGGGGCGAAAACA TATCTACGCAATTCAGCCAGACAACTGTTGTCAGCCTCCTCTCCATGATCATAATGTGTTTTG GGGGATGTCTATACAACATGTATGCTTCAAGCAGGACCTGTTTCTGTCTGGGTTCTGGGTGGCCAGAGAACATG GACTGGGCTGGAAACGAGTTGCGGATGATGCAGGTGCAGCTGACAAAGCTGCAGGAAGATATGGTTAGAGCTGACGTTATGGTGATGCAGAAGCAGCTAAAAGAGCTGCAGGAGGACATGGTTGGGGCTGATCTTAAGATGATgcaaaaacagctaaaagagcTGCAGGAGGACATGGTTGGAGCTGATGTTAGGATGATGCAGATGCAGCTAAAAGAGCTGCAGGAGGACATGGGTGCAGCTGATCTTAAGATGATGCGGAAGCAGCTAAAAGAGCTGCAGGAGGAACTGCTCCGCCTGAGGAAGAAGCTTATTCCTATGGCAGACACTATGCCAAACTTTGCTTTAGAATCACAGG GTGCCACTGTCCTTCATCATCTTAGCTCAGACACTTATCACACTCAACCGCCACTTGTTACATTATGGGGGATACCTTTATGGTATCCACCTGCCAACCCCCGGACTGTTATCCAG GGACATTCTTCACTTCTGACTCCTGGTCGCTGCTGGGCCTTTGCAGGTAGACGGGGACATGTATTTATCACCCTGTCCCACCCAGTCACCATCACCCATGTGACACTGGGTCACATTACAAGCATGCAGTCCCCTGCTGGCTTCGCTTACAGTGCTCCAAGAGAGTTTTCTGTCTAT gGAGTGAAGAAAGTGGACAGTGAAGCGACCCGCCTAGGAACCTTTGTATATGATCCGAATGGGGAGTCATTACAGACCTTCAAACTCCCT